A genomic segment from Micromonospora echinaurantiaca encodes:
- a CDS encoding acylase — protein sequence MVVSGLAVGGAPAAGKPRDGRGYSAEIRRASYGVPHITAHNFGSLGFGVGYVQAEDNLCVIAEKVVTVSGERSRWFGASGPTDANVRSDLFFRKAIEDRAVERLLTGRRDGVHSPSDDVRDQIRGFVAGYNHYLRRVGGAANLTDPACRAKPWVRPLTELDLWRTTWASMVRAGSRALLDGIVAAAPPTATGPAAAQDAPGAAAVLAAVDGAPAGVGSNAYGLGAGATTHRGGMVLANPHFPWDGAERFYRMHLKVPGRYDVEGAALIGDPIVEIGHNRTLAWSHTVSTARRFVWHRLALVPGDPTSYYVDGRPRKMTTRTVTVQVPNPAGGTIPVSRTFHDTHYGPVVVVPGSFDWTAEAAYAVTDVNATNNRAFDGWLQMGRAKTVRDLKRVLDRYQFLPWVNVIAADARGEALYADHSVVPRVTDELAAACIPAPFQPLYASSGQAVLDGSRSACALGADPDAVVPGILGPANLPVRFRTDYVTNSNDSHWLANPEAPLEGYPRIIGNEGTQRSLRTRLGLDQVQRRLTGTDDLPGTRFTTGRLWQTVFGNRAYGGELVRDDLVALCTAQPTATASDGTTVDLRDACAALRGWDLRADTDSRGAHLFTEFALAGGIRFADAFDAADPVQTPARLASTDPRVLRALADAVRRLAGIPLDARLGDVQTEPRGDQRIPIHGGPAEAGIFNMIINPLRPGVGYPKVVHGSSFVMAVELGPNGPSGRQILTYSQSTNPNSPWYADQTRLYSGKGWDTVKYTEAQLRADPNLRTYRISEGRRH from the coding sequence ATGGTCGTGTCCGGGCTGGCCGTCGGCGGCGCGCCGGCCGCCGGCAAGCCGCGCGACGGGCGGGGCTACTCCGCCGAGATCCGCCGGGCGTCCTACGGCGTCCCGCACATCACCGCGCACAACTTCGGCAGCCTCGGCTTCGGCGTGGGCTACGTCCAGGCCGAGGACAACCTCTGCGTCATCGCCGAGAAGGTGGTCACGGTCAGCGGCGAGCGGTCCCGCTGGTTCGGCGCGAGCGGCCCGACCGACGCCAACGTGCGCAGCGACCTGTTCTTCCGCAAGGCGATCGAGGACCGCGCGGTCGAGCGGCTGCTGACCGGCCGGCGCGACGGCGTGCACTCGCCCTCCGACGACGTCCGCGACCAGATCCGCGGCTTCGTCGCCGGCTACAACCACTACCTGCGCCGGGTCGGGGGCGCGGCGAACCTCACCGACCCGGCCTGCCGGGCCAAGCCGTGGGTACGCCCGCTGACCGAACTGGACCTGTGGCGTACCACCTGGGCCAGCATGGTCCGGGCCGGCTCGCGCGCGCTGCTCGACGGCATCGTCGCCGCCGCCCCACCGACCGCCACCGGCCCGGCCGCCGCCCAGGACGCGCCGGGCGCCGCCGCCGTGCTCGCCGCCGTCGACGGGGCGCCGGCCGGGGTCGGCAGCAACGCGTACGGGCTGGGCGCCGGGGCCACCACCCACCGCGGCGGGATGGTGCTGGCCAACCCGCACTTCCCGTGGGACGGCGCGGAGCGGTTCTACCGGATGCACCTCAAGGTGCCCGGCCGCTACGACGTGGAGGGCGCCGCGCTGATCGGCGACCCGATCGTGGAGATCGGGCACAACCGCACCCTCGCCTGGAGCCACACCGTCTCCACCGCCCGCCGGTTCGTCTGGCACCGGCTCGCCCTGGTGCCCGGCGACCCGACCTCCTACTACGTCGACGGTCGGCCGCGGAAGATGACCACCCGCACGGTCACCGTGCAGGTGCCGAACCCGGCCGGCGGCACCATTCCGGTCAGCCGCACCTTCCACGACACCCACTACGGGCCGGTGGTCGTGGTGCCCGGCAGCTTCGACTGGACGGCCGAGGCCGCGTACGCCGTCACCGACGTGAACGCCACCAACAACCGGGCCTTCGACGGCTGGTTGCAGATGGGCCGGGCGAAGACGGTCCGCGACCTGAAGCGGGTGCTGGACCGCTACCAGTTCCTGCCCTGGGTCAACGTGATCGCCGCCGACGCCCGCGGCGAGGCGCTCTACGCCGACCACTCGGTGGTGCCCCGGGTCACCGACGAACTCGCCGCCGCGTGCATCCCGGCGCCGTTCCAGCCGCTCTACGCCAGCAGCGGCCAGGCCGTCCTGGACGGCTCCCGGTCGGCGTGCGCGCTCGGCGCCGACCCGGACGCGGTGGTGCCCGGCATCCTCGGCCCGGCGAACCTGCCGGTCCGGTTCCGCACCGACTACGTGACCAACTCCAACGACAGCCACTGGCTGGCCAACCCGGAGGCCCCGCTGGAGGGCTACCCGCGGATCATCGGCAACGAGGGCACCCAGCGCAGCCTGCGTACCCGGCTCGGCCTCGACCAGGTGCAGCGGCGCCTGACCGGCACCGACGACCTGCCGGGCACCCGGTTCACCACCGGCCGGCTCTGGCAGACCGTGTTCGGCAACCGCGCGTACGGCGGCGAACTGGTCCGCGACGACCTGGTGGCGCTCTGCACCGCCCAGCCGACCGCGACCGCCTCCGACGGCACCACCGTCGACCTGCGGGACGCCTGTGCCGCGCTGCGGGGCTGGGACCTGCGGGCCGACACCGACAGCCGCGGCGCCCACCTGTTCACCGAATTCGCCCTGGCCGGCGGCATCCGGTTCGCCGACGCGTTCGACGCCGCCGACCCGGTGCAGACCCCGGCCCGGCTGGCCAGTACCGACCCGAGGGTGCTGCGGGCGCTCGCCGACGCCGTCCGCCGGCTCGCCGGCATCCCGCTGGACGCCCGGCTCGGCGACGTGCAGACCGAACCGCGCGGCGACCAGCGCATCCCGATCCACGGTGGACCGGCCGAGGCCGGCATCTTCAACATGATCATCAACCCGTTGCGCCCCGGGGTCGGCTACCCGAAGGTGGTGCACGGCTCGTCCTTCGTGATGGCCGTCGAACTGGGCCCGAACGGCCCGTCCGGCCGGCAGATCCTCACCTACTCGCAGTCGACCAACCCGAATTCGCCCTGGTACGCCGACCAGACCCGGCTCTACTCGGGCAAGGGCTGGGACACCGTCAAGTACACCGAGGCGCAGCTGCGGGCCGACCCGAACCTGCGCACCTACCGGATCTCGGAGGGCCGCCGGCACTGA
- a CDS encoding alpha/beta fold hydrolase, with protein MSPFATRHRTVALAGQQVFYREAGDPSRPTLVLLHGFPTSSHMFRNLIPALADEYHLIAPDHIGFGRSSTPPVDRFEYSFERLTEITVALLDTLGIERFALYLHDYGAPIGLRIASRNPDRVTGLVVQSGNAYTDGFTPFWEVLFAHAKDRATHEPAVRELLTAEATRWQYTHGVPADRLDRIAPETWTLDQAGLDRPGNKEIQLQLFWDYQFNLDAYPDFQRYFRQHQPPTLVTWGRNDEIFGAAGAEAYARDLPDAAIHLLDTGHFALETHGDEIADLIRGFLRRNR; from the coding sequence GTGTCCCCCTTCGCCACCCGCCACCGCACCGTCGCCCTCGCCGGCCAGCAGGTCTTCTACCGCGAGGCCGGCGACCCGTCGCGGCCCACCCTGGTGCTGCTGCACGGCTTCCCCACCAGCTCGCACATGTTCCGGAACCTGATCCCCGCGCTGGCCGACGAGTACCACCTCATCGCGCCGGACCACATCGGATTCGGGCGGTCCTCGACGCCGCCCGTGGACCGGTTCGAGTACAGCTTCGAACGGCTCACCGAAATCACCGTGGCCCTGCTGGACACCCTGGGCATCGAACGCTTCGCCCTCTACCTGCACGACTACGGCGCGCCGATCGGGCTGCGCATCGCCAGCCGGAACCCGGACCGGGTCACCGGGCTGGTCGTGCAGAGCGGGAACGCCTACACCGACGGGTTCACGCCCTTCTGGGAGGTGCTCTTCGCGCACGCGAAGGACCGGGCGACCCACGAACCGGCGGTCCGCGAACTGCTGACCGCGGAGGCCACCCGCTGGCAGTACACCCACGGCGTGCCGGCCGACCGGCTGGACCGGATCGCCCCGGAGACCTGGACGCTCGACCAGGCCGGCCTGGACCGGCCGGGCAACAAGGAGATCCAGCTCCAGCTCTTCTGGGACTACCAGTTCAACCTGGACGCCTACCCCGACTTCCAGCGCTACTTCCGCCAGCACCAGCCGCCCACGCTGGTCACCTGGGGCCGCAACGACGAGATCTTCGGCGCCGCCGGGGCCGAGGCGTACGCCCGGGACCTGCCCGACGCCGCGATCCACCTGCTCGACACGGGCCACTTCGCGCTGGAGACGCACGGCGACGAGATCGCCGACCTGATCCGCGGCTTCCTGCGCCGGAACCGGTAG
- a CDS encoding alpha/beta fold hydrolase, with protein sequence MHEVHTGDGRILAVEEWGVPDGAPVLSVCGSPMSRLARYPDPALFERLGVRLVTYDRPGFGRSTSRPGRRVVDGADDIAAIVDALDLDRLSVVGVSGGGPHALAFAARYPERVVRVAVLASLAPRDAAGLEWTAGMADGNRRSAAAALQGRAAVEAHLAAVDRAGPALLPANDQAVLARPEINAMVRAAFAEAVRPGLDGWVDDVHALFGLPWGFDPATVSRPVRVWHGALDQAVPAAHGRWLAARIPGAELEVQPDAGHAGHFDATPAVLEWLVAAHVTANGR encoded by the coding sequence GTGCATGAGGTTCACACGGGGGACGGACGGATCCTGGCAGTCGAGGAGTGGGGCGTTCCCGACGGAGCACCGGTGCTGTCGGTGTGCGGTAGTCCGATGAGCCGCCTGGCGCGGTATCCCGATCCGGCGCTTTTCGAGCGGCTCGGTGTACGGCTCGTCACCTACGACCGGCCGGGGTTCGGTCGCTCCACATCGAGACCGGGCCGTCGGGTCGTTGACGGTGCCGACGACATCGCGGCTATCGTCGACGCGCTCGATCTGGACCGGCTTTCGGTCGTCGGGGTATCTGGTGGCGGGCCACACGCTCTGGCGTTCGCCGCCCGGTACCCGGAGCGGGTCGTCCGGGTGGCGGTGCTGGCGAGCCTGGCGCCCCGCGACGCCGCCGGCCTCGAGTGGACGGCCGGCATGGCCGACGGCAATCGCCGCAGCGCGGCGGCAGCCTTACAGGGCCGCGCGGCCGTCGAGGCGCACCTCGCTGCTGTGGACCGGGCCGGGCCGGCGCTGTTGCCCGCCAACGACCAGGCCGTGCTCGCCAGGCCGGAGATCAACGCCATGGTCAGGGCGGCGTTCGCCGAGGCCGTCCGGCCGGGCCTCGACGGCTGGGTCGACGACGTGCATGCCCTCTTCGGTCTGCCGTGGGGTTTCGACCCGGCGACCGTGTCGCGACCGGTACGGGTGTGGCACGGCGCTCTCGACCAGGCCGTGCCCGCCGCGCACGGCCGGTGGCTCGCGGCGCGCATCCCCGGCGCCGAGCTCGAAGTCCAGCCGGACGCCGGTCACGCCGGTCACTTCGACGCGACACCGGCCGTCCTCGAGTGGCTGGTTGCGGCGCACGTCACCGCAAACGGACGCTGA
- a CDS encoding putative quinol monooxygenase, which yields MLIVAGSLYVDPAERGAYLASCVETIQQARSAPGCVDFAISGDPVEPGRINVYERWESDERLLAFRGSGPPEAQVAAIRGAEVHKYRISAVEAP from the coding sequence GTGCTCATCGTCGCCGGCAGCCTCTACGTCGACCCGGCCGAGCGGGGCGCCTACCTGGCGTCCTGCGTCGAGACGATCCAGCAGGCGCGCTCCGCGCCGGGCTGTGTCGACTTCGCGATCAGCGGCGACCCGGTCGAGCCGGGGCGGATCAACGTCTACGAGCGCTGGGAGTCCGACGAGCGGCTGCTCGCCTTCCGCGGCTCCGGCCCACCCGAGGCGCAGGTGGCGGCGATCCGCGGCGCCGAGGTGCACAAGTACCGGATCTCGGCAGTCGAGGCCCCCTGA
- a CDS encoding putative bifunctional diguanylate cyclase/phosphodiesterase, with the protein MSARTARIGLLSTGAVLVGEALWLVAELPAAALVSDVGALLVAGWAALACLGAARRHPTTLRRFWLLLAATMALAALGRAVWTVDRLLGGDLPHTPLVGAIFIAGILTGTGALLCSLAAPRTAVGRARTVLDGVIVGLALVPIGWVVVVRDVAAADLADPVRTLGLLFPMLDLMQLTILVAVARPAWRPMTVIGASLTLRAVADTGYVSLAVRGDYFSGHPIDLCWPLSYLLVGLATRYPPPPECDHGDEAESPLPPWWRVALPYLPVGGAIVAVVLARQPTGQTPHLVFFGMMALLAALALRQGLAANENLRLVVRLRRLAYADQLTGLPNRLMFNRKLRAALRDRRPVAVLLLDLDGFKQVNDRFGHATGDSLLTGVADRMRTAVDGDGTIARLGGDEFAVLVDGDGPVSPERLAERLLAALEPVDDDGDLGLHPSASIGIAEYGPQHASHTDLLRDADIAMYAAKAAGKSAYRTCTPALRESAVTRAELIADLRRAVDEGQLHLEFQPIVDLATGAVRSAEALVRWRHPRLGLLSPARFLPLAEETGLIVPIDRWVIHEACRAAATWRDRRTEATVAVNIAAAHLRRPDLIATVTAATASAGLAPRALTLELTESALIDGSEAVLDRLRQLRELGIRISIDDFGTGYSALSYLHRIPATELKIDRSFVARLDTDARAYATVEMVTRLAGAFELSVVAEGVETERQHAAVAAIGCVHGQGYRYGRPAGLAQLHTALTRP; encoded by the coding sequence ATGTCGGCACGTACCGCTCGGATCGGCCTGCTCAGCACGGGCGCGGTGCTGGTCGGCGAGGCGCTCTGGCTGGTCGCCGAGTTGCCCGCCGCGGCCCTGGTCAGCGACGTCGGCGCGCTGCTGGTCGCCGGCTGGGCGGCGCTGGCCTGTCTCGGGGCGGCCCGCCGGCATCCCACGACGCTGCGCCGGTTCTGGCTGCTGTTGGCCGCCACCATGGCGCTGGCGGCGCTCGGCCGGGCGGTGTGGACGGTCGACCGGCTGCTCGGCGGCGACCTGCCGCACACGCCGCTGGTCGGCGCGATCTTCATCGCGGGCATCCTCACCGGCACCGGCGCGCTGCTCTGCTCGCTCGCCGCCCCGCGCACCGCCGTCGGGCGGGCCCGGACCGTGCTGGACGGGGTGATCGTCGGGCTCGCCCTGGTGCCGATCGGCTGGGTGGTGGTCGTCCGCGACGTCGCCGCCGCCGACCTGGCCGATCCGGTGCGTACGCTCGGGCTGCTCTTCCCGATGCTCGACCTGATGCAGCTGACCATCCTGGTCGCGGTGGCCCGGCCGGCGTGGCGGCCGATGACCGTGATCGGCGCCAGCCTCACCCTGCGGGCGGTGGCGGACACCGGCTACGTCTCGCTCGCCGTACGCGGCGACTACTTCTCCGGCCACCCGATCGACCTCTGCTGGCCGTTGAGCTACCTGCTGGTCGGCCTGGCCACCCGGTACCCGCCGCCGCCGGAGTGTGACCACGGGGACGAGGCCGAATCGCCGCTGCCACCGTGGTGGCGGGTGGCGCTGCCGTACCTGCCGGTGGGTGGAGCCATCGTGGCCGTGGTGCTGGCCCGCCAGCCGACCGGGCAGACCCCGCACCTGGTCTTCTTCGGCATGATGGCGCTGCTCGCCGCGCTGGCGCTGCGGCAGGGGCTGGCCGCCAACGAGAACCTGCGGCTGGTGGTCCGGTTGCGCCGGCTGGCGTACGCCGACCAGCTCACCGGCCTGCCGAACCGGCTGATGTTCAACCGGAAGCTGCGCGCCGCCCTGCGCGACCGCCGGCCGGTGGCCGTGCTGCTGCTCGACCTCGACGGGTTCAAGCAGGTCAACGACCGGTTCGGGCACGCCACCGGGGACAGCCTGCTGACCGGGGTCGCCGACCGGATGCGGACGGCGGTCGACGGCGACGGCACCATCGCCCGGCTCGGCGGCGACGAGTTCGCTGTGCTGGTCGACGGCGACGGGCCGGTGTCGCCGGAGCGGCTCGCCGAGCGGCTGCTGGCCGCGCTGGAGCCGGTCGACGACGACGGCGACCTGGGGCTGCACCCGTCGGCCAGCATCGGCATCGCCGAGTACGGCCCGCAGCACGCCTCGCACACCGACCTGCTGCGTGACGCCGACATCGCCATGTACGCGGCCAAGGCCGCCGGCAAGTCCGCGTACCGGACCTGTACGCCGGCCCTCCGGGAGTCGGCGGTGACCCGGGCGGAGCTGATCGCCGACCTGCGCCGCGCGGTCGACGAGGGCCAGCTGCACCTGGAGTTCCAGCCGATCGTCGACCTGGCCACCGGGGCGGTACGCAGCGCCGAGGCGCTGGTGCGCTGGCGGCATCCCCGGCTCGGGCTGCTCAGCCCGGCCCGGTTCCTGCCGCTGGCCGAGGAGACCGGTCTGATCGTGCCGATCGACCGATGGGTGATCCACGAGGCGTGCCGGGCGGCGGCGACCTGGCGGGACCGGCGGACCGAGGCGACCGTGGCGGTGAACATCGCCGCCGCGCACCTGCGCCGGCCGGACCTGATCGCCACGGTGACCGCGGCCACCGCCAGCGCTGGCCTGGCGCCCCGGGCGCTCACCCTGGAGCTGACCGAGTCGGCGCTGATCGACGGCAGCGAGGCCGTGCTGGACCGGCTGCGCCAGCTGCGCGAGCTGGGCATCCGGATCTCCATCGACGACTTCGGCACCGGCTACTCGGCGCTGAGCTACCTGCACCGGATCCCGGCCACTGAACTGAAGATCGACCGGTCCTTCGTGGCGCGGCTCGACACCGACGCCCGGGCGTACGCGACGGTGGAGATGGTGACCCGGCTCGCCGGGGCGTTCGAGCTGTCGGTGGTCGCCGAGGGGGTGGAGACCGAGCGGCAGCACGCCGCGGTGGCGGCGATCGGCTGCGTGCACGGGCAGGGCTACCGCTACGGCCGCCCCGCCGGGCTGGCCCAGCTGCACACCGCGCTCACCCGACCCTGA
- a CDS encoding MBL fold metallo-hydrolase — protein MRLRVLGGCGAWPEAGQACSGYLVEHDGFRLLVDVGYATVPRLLEWLDADQVDAVFVSHGHPDHCADLNPLLRARALRDDPPAPLPVYAPPGALDAVLALDRPGMLADAYTLHEITLGGRLDIGPFRAQTFPLPHWVPNAGVRLTAGGRVLAYTGDTGPSPVLPKLARDADLLLAEATYVDEVPGDSRRYLSSARQMGRLAAAVGVGYLLLTHLWPGTDPAAAHAAAGDGYDGETDVAAAGLVLDLP, from the coding sequence ATGCGGCTCAGGGTTCTCGGCGGGTGCGGGGCGTGGCCGGAGGCGGGCCAGGCGTGCAGCGGTTACCTGGTGGAACATGACGGATTCCGGCTGCTCGTCGACGTCGGCTACGCGACCGTGCCGCGGCTGCTGGAGTGGCTCGACGCGGACCAGGTCGACGCCGTGTTCGTCAGCCACGGCCACCCCGACCACTGCGCCGACCTGAACCCGTTGCTGCGGGCGCGGGCGCTGCGCGACGACCCGCCGGCCCCACTGCCGGTGTACGCGCCGCCGGGCGCGCTCGACGCGGTGCTGGCGCTGGACCGGCCCGGGATGCTGGCCGACGCCTACACGCTGCACGAGATCACCCTCGGCGGCCGCCTCGACATCGGCCCGTTCCGTGCCCAGACCTTCCCGCTGCCGCACTGGGTGCCGAACGCCGGCGTACGACTGACCGCGGGCGGCCGGGTCCTCGCCTACACCGGTGACACCGGCCCGAGCCCCGTGCTGCCGAAGCTGGCCCGGGACGCGGACCTGCTGCTGGCCGAGGCGACCTACGTCGACGAGGTGCCGGGGGACTCGCGGCGCTATCTGTCCAGCGCGCGGCAGATGGGCCGGCTGGCCGCGGCCGTCGGCGTCGGCTACCTGCTGCTGACCCACCTCTGGCCGGGCACCGACCCGGCGGCCGCCCACGCCGCCGCCGGTGACGGGTACGACGGCGAGACCGACGTCGCCGCCGCCGGCCTGGTCCTGGACCTTCCCTGA
- a CDS encoding TetR/AcrR family transcriptional regulator, whose protein sequence is MDHTTAEARLLDAADTLFYERGIQAVGMDAIRQASGVSLKRTYQLFPSKEHLVEAVLRRRDLAIREQISAYTSARPTPTEGVLAVFDYLYDWFGQPDFRGCAFINSFAELGPASANVADIVRTHKQAVADHLAALVAAAGRPPALAAQLLVLANGAMVTAAIVGSPEPARDARAAAQRLLDADASA, encoded by the coding sequence ATGGACCACACGACGGCCGAGGCGCGCCTGCTCGACGCGGCCGACACGCTCTTCTACGAGCGCGGCATCCAGGCGGTCGGCATGGACGCCATCCGGCAGGCCTCCGGCGTCTCGCTCAAGCGCACCTACCAGCTCTTCCCGTCCAAGGAGCACCTCGTCGAGGCGGTGCTGCGCCGCCGGGACCTGGCGATCCGCGAGCAGATCTCGGCGTACACCTCGGCCCGGCCGACCCCGACCGAGGGCGTCCTGGCGGTCTTCGACTACCTGTACGACTGGTTCGGCCAGCCCGACTTCCGCGGCTGCGCGTTCATCAACTCGTTCGCCGAACTCGGCCCGGCGTCGGCGAACGTGGCCGACATCGTCCGCACCCACAAGCAGGCGGTCGCCGACCACCTCGCCGCCCTCGTCGCCGCGGCCGGCCGGCCACCGGCGCTCGCCGCCCAACTGCTGGTGCTGGCCAACGGCGCGATGGTCACCGCGGCCATCGTCGGCAGCCCGGAACCGGCGCGCGACGCCCGCGCGGCCGCCCAGCGGCTGCTCGACGCCGACGCGTCGGCCTGA
- a CDS encoding HPP family protein — protein sequence MSATTLRPPATGRRAAWATALTAGAMLLGATALLGAVEAVTGRDVFALPFVASAAVLALAPGAPLARPAAVLLSYPPCALVAVAVTAVVGPSVWTASAAAGASVVTMLLLRAPHAPAAVCAAFIGLTDPGIAYPLHTVLPAVLVVLGAALLAGRLLPRYGYPPSRH from the coding sequence ATGTCCGCCACCACCCTGCGCCCGCCGGCCACCGGCCGGCGGGCGGCCTGGGCCACCGCGCTGACCGCGGGCGCCATGCTGCTCGGCGCGACGGCCCTGCTGGGCGCCGTCGAGGCGGTGACCGGGCGGGACGTCTTCGCGCTGCCCTTCGTCGCCTCGGCGGCGGTGCTCGCCCTGGCGCCCGGCGCGCCGCTGGCCCGACCGGCGGCGGTGCTGCTCAGCTATCCGCCGTGCGCCCTCGTCGCGGTGGCGGTCACCGCTGTCGTCGGCCCGTCGGTCTGGACGGCCAGCGCGGCGGCGGGGGCGTCGGTCGTCACGATGCTGCTGCTGAGGGCGCCGCACGCACCGGCCGCGGTCTGCGCCGCCTTCATCGGCCTCACCGATCCGGGCATCGCCTATCCGCTGCACACCGTGCTGCCGGCGGTGCTGGTCGTGCTCGGCGCGGCCCTGCTCGCCGGGCGGCTGCTGCCCCGTTACGGCTACCCGCCGTCGCGGCACTGA
- a CDS encoding MerR family transcriptional regulator — MAYTVGQVARLAGVTVRTLHHYDEIGLLSSSGRSGTGYRRYDDADLERLQHIRYYRELGFPLEEIAAILGDPASGPTAHLRRQHELLTVRIKRLQEMVTAIEFAMEASKMNIQLTPEERFEVFGDVDPDAHAEEAERRWGGSEAYRESNRRVSRYTKEDWLRIKAENEDWGRRIVALMSSGAPADSPEAMELAEEHRQLISRSFYECSYEIHTGLADMYLADERFTAHYEAIAPGLTAYLSEAIHANAISRA; from the coding sequence ATGGCGTACACGGTGGGACAGGTGGCCAGGCTGGCCGGGGTGACCGTGCGGACGCTGCACCACTACGACGAGATCGGCCTGCTCTCGTCCAGTGGTCGCAGCGGCACCGGTTACCGCCGCTACGACGACGCGGACCTGGAGCGGTTGCAGCACATCCGCTACTACCGGGAGCTGGGGTTCCCGTTGGAGGAGATCGCCGCGATCCTCGGCGACCCGGCGAGTGGCCCGACGGCGCACCTGCGCCGCCAGCACGAGCTGCTGACCGTACGGATCAAGCGGTTGCAGGAGATGGTCACGGCGATCGAGTTCGCGATGGAGGCGAGCAAGATGAACATCCAACTGACCCCTGAGGAGCGGTTCGAGGTCTTCGGCGACGTCGACCCGGACGCGCACGCCGAGGAGGCGGAGCGGCGGTGGGGCGGCAGCGAGGCGTACCGGGAGTCGAACCGGCGGGTGTCCCGCTACACGAAGGAGGACTGGCTGCGGATCAAGGCGGAGAACGAGGACTGGGGCCGCCGGATCGTGGCGCTGATGTCCTCCGGCGCGCCGGCCGACAGCCCGGAGGCGATGGAGCTGGCCGAGGAGCACCGGCAGCTCATCAGCCGGTCGTTCTACGAGTGCTCGTACGAGATCCACACCGGGTTGGCCGACATGTACCTGGCCGACGAGCGGTTCACCGCGCACTACGAGGCCATCGCGCCGGGACTGACGGCGTACCTGAGCGAGGCGATCCACGCCAACGCGATCAGCCGGGCGTGA
- a CDS encoding gluconokinase — MTETGGRRDAMIAVDIGTASAKVVAYDTQGRQLTQYGVPYPLDEPQPSWAEQDPLRIHAAVLEAIGAVVVDLGRPVAGLAFSTAMHSLIGLDADGEPITPSIIWADARASRQAERLRAVPSGLALHRRTGTPVHPMAPLPKLLWLAEQEPQLFGRAAYWVGIKDWILLRLCDELVTDHSVASGTGLMDIHRLAWDPEALGIAGITEAQLPRLVSTTAVLPGLTAEAAAATGLPRRTPVVVGAGDGPLANLGLGAVAPGVMACSIGTSAAMRVVVEHPGVDPLGGVYCYALTERRWVVGGAINNGGVVLDWAGDALAPELGEDAEEELMALAARAPVGSGGLIMLPYLLSERAPHWSALPRGAYVGLTRGHRRSHLVRAAIEGVCQQLALVLASVRAAGNEVHEVRASGGFARSGLWRQILADVLGMPVRFPAGHEGSSLGAALLGMQALGQIASVDVAADLVRIEETVQPDAAAAATYATLLPLFSELYDALVPTFTSLRRLAPGLPPEPVPTPPPL; from the coding sequence GTGACCGAGACGGGCGGCCGTCGCGACGCGATGATCGCCGTCGACATCGGCACCGCCAGCGCCAAGGTGGTCGCCTACGACACCCAGGGCCGCCAGCTCACCCAGTACGGGGTGCCGTATCCGTTGGACGAGCCGCAGCCCAGCTGGGCCGAACAGGATCCGCTGCGGATCCACGCGGCGGTACTGGAGGCGATCGGGGCGGTGGTGGTCGACCTGGGGCGGCCGGTGGCCGGGCTGGCGTTCAGCACCGCGATGCACAGCCTGATCGGGTTGGACGCCGACGGCGAGCCGATCACCCCGTCGATCATCTGGGCGGACGCCCGGGCCAGCCGGCAGGCCGAGCGGCTGCGCGCCGTACCGTCCGGGCTGGCCCTGCACCGGCGCACCGGCACCCCGGTGCACCCGATGGCGCCGCTGCCCAAGCTGCTCTGGCTGGCCGAGCAGGAGCCGCAGCTGTTCGGACGGGCCGCGTACTGGGTGGGGATCAAGGACTGGATCCTGCTGCGGCTCTGCGACGAGCTGGTCACCGACCACTCGGTCGCCTCCGGCACCGGGCTGATGGACATCCACCGGCTGGCCTGGGACCCCGAGGCGCTCGGCATCGCCGGCATCACCGAAGCGCAGCTGCCCCGGCTGGTCTCCACCACCGCCGTGCTGCCCGGCCTGACCGCCGAGGCGGCCGCGGCGACCGGGCTGCCCCGGCGTACGCCGGTGGTGGTCGGCGCCGGCGACGGGCCGCTGGCCAACCTGGGCCTCGGCGCGGTGGCCCCCGGGGTGATGGCCTGCTCGATCGGCACCAGCGCCGCGATGCGGGTGGTGGTGGAGCACCCCGGCGTGGACCCGCTCGGCGGGGTGTACTGCTACGCGCTGACCGAACGGCGCTGGGTGGTCGGCGGGGCGATCAACAACGGCGGGGTGGTGCTCGACTGGGCCGGTGACGCGCTCGCCCCGGAGCTGGGCGAGGACGCCGAGGAGGAGCTGATGGCGCTGGCCGCCCGCGCCCCGGTCGGCTCCGGCGGGTTGATCATGCTGCCGTACCTGCTCAGCGAGCGGGCCCCGCACTGGAGTGCGCTGCCGCGCGGCGCGTACGTGGGGCTGACCCGCGGCCACCGCCGGTCGCACCTGGTGCGGGCCGCGATCGAGGGGGTCTGCCAGCAGCTGGCGCTGGTGCTGGCGTCGGTGCGGGCCGCCGGCAACGAGGTGCACGAGGTCCGGGCCAGCGGCGGCTTCGCCCGCAGCGGCCTGTGGCGGCAGATCCTCGCCGACGTACTCGGCATGCCGGTGCGGTTCCCGGCCGGGCACGAGGGGTCCAGCCTCGGCGCGGCGCTGCTCGGCATGCAGGCGCTGGGTCAGATCGCCTCGGTCGACGTGGCCGCCGACCTGGTCCGGATCGAGGAGACCGTGCAGCCCGACGCGGCGGCGGCCGCCACGTACGCGACGCTGCTGCCGCTCTTCTCCGAGCTGTACGACGCGCTGGTTCCGACGTTCACCTCGCTGCGCCGGCTGGCACCGGGCCTGCCGCCCGAGCCCGTCCCCACCCCGCCACCGCTGTGA